A window of the Brassica oleracea var. oleracea cultivar TO1000 chromosome C1, BOL, whole genome shotgun sequence genome harbors these coding sequences:
- the LOC106335820 gene encoding LOB domain-containing protein 20: MADQQRSGHNTSDSRRKLAAGRRTSQHNTTSSLSSGGGAMAAAATTGTGTVSPCGACKFLRRKCVSGCIFAPHFGSDQGAARFAAVHKVFGASNVSKLLHHIPVNRRHDAVVTISYEAQARLSDPVYGCVSTILALQQQVASLQAELSLVQSQLINSRVAMANVMQQQQNHHQQHQQLVVMQQPEYSNNSSASTTLAGAAMNSFTATAEAAAAVSYDVMAPANLEHPLQHVPRHQQGSGNQHEDEEESGTEFSLAAGSTALAAEVIYPAEGFHRI, from the exons ATGGCTGATCAGCAGCGATCTGGCCACAACACCTCAGATTCTCGCCGGAAATTAGCAGCCGGGAGACGAACCTCACAACACAATACGACGTCATCATTATCTTCCGGTGGAGGAGCCATGGCGGCAGCTGCAACGACGGGGACAGGAACGGTCTCGCCTTGTGGGGCTTGCAAGTTCTTGAGAAGGAAGTGTGTGAGTGGATGCATTTTCGCTCCACATTTCGGGTCGGACCAAGGAGCGGCTAGGTTCGCGGCGGTCCATAAGGTATTTGGAGCCAGCAACGTGTCGAAACTGTTGCATCATATTCCGGTGAACCGTCGTCATGACGCTGTAGTTACGATTTCATATGAGGCTCAAGCTAGGCTCTCTGATCCTGTGTATGGCTGCGTCTCAACTATCCTTGCTCTCCAACAACAG GTGGCCTCGCTACAGGCGGAGTTATCACTGGTGCAATCACAACTAATAAACAGTAGAGTCGCAATGGCCAACGTTATGCAACAACAACAAAATCATCACCAACAACATCAACAACTAGTCGTTATGCAACAACCTGAATACTCCAACAACTCATCCGCCTCCACCACTCTTGCCGGAGCCGCCATGAATAGTTTCACCGCGACGGCAGAAGCAGCAGCAGCCGTTAGCTATGACGTCATGGCCCCGGCTAATTTAGAGCATCCGTTGCAGCATGTGCCACGGCATCAACAAGGTAGCGGAAATCAGCATGAGGACGAGGAAGAGAGTGGTACTGAGTTTTCGTTGGCTGCGGGCTCGACGGCGTTGGCTGCGGAGGTTATATATCCGGCGGAGGGTTTTCACCGGATATGA
- the LOC106341048 gene encoding BTB/POZ and MATH domain-containing protein 4 has translation MGKTYQKKIHKRTKREFPRMPSPPTTTSLSVTQTINGSHSFTIKGYSLAKGIGIGKHIASDTFTVGGYEWAIYFYPDGKNPEDNSAYVSVFIALASDGTDVRALFELSLLDQSGKGKHKVHSHFDRALESGPYTLKYRGSMWGYKRFFRRTLLEASDYLKDDCLKINCTVGVVVSEIDCPRLHSIHVPASDIGSHFGMLLENEDGSDITFNVSGEKFRAHRLVLAARSPVFESEFLDVIGEAEERDIEVTDMEPKVFKALLHYIYKDALIEDAETVSSSGSSVGPSASDTLAAKLLGAADKYKLPRLSLMCESVLCKDISVDSVANILALADRYNASALKSVCLKFAAENLIAVMRSDGFDYLREHCPSLQSELLKTVAGCEEELSGGGGGGGKTRSVWGQFSDGGADTNERSVRQQQQQHAWGEVNGAERSQSVWVQVVNANASGRNNDDDNNNENGDDDDDPMAED, from the exons ATGGG AAAAACTTATCAGAAAAAAATTCACAAAAGGACCAAACGAGAGTTCCCGAGGATGCCGTCACCACCGACGACGACTTCCCTCTCCGTCACGCAAACCATAAACGGATCCCACAGCTTCACGATCAAAGGCTACTCTCTAGCCAAAGGAATCGGGATCGGGAAACACATCGCGAGCGACACGTTCACCGTCGGCGGGTACGAGTGGGCCATCTACTTCTACCCCGACGGCAAGAATCCCGAGGATAACTCGGCGTACGTCTCTGTTTTTATTGCGTTGGCTAGCGATGGGACCGATGTGAGGGCGTTGTTCGAGCTGTCGTTGCTGGATCAGAGTGGGAAAGGGAAGCATAAGGTTCATAGTCATTTTGATCGTGCTCTTGAGAGTGGGCCTTATACTCTTAAGTATCGTGGGAGCATGTG GGGATACAAACGCTTTTTTAGAAGAACTCTACTAGAAGCATCTGATTATCTCAAGGACGACTGTCTGAAGATCAACTGCACCGTGGGAGTTGTGGTCTCCGAAATAGACTGCCCACGCTTACATTCCATCCACGTCCCTGCTTCTGACATTGGATCTCACTTCGGAATGCTTCTTGAGAACGAGGACGGTTCAGATATAACCTTCAACGTCTCCGGTGAAAAGTTCCGTGCTCACAGGCTTGTGTTAGCTGCTCGGTCTCCCGTCTTCGAAAGCGAGTTTCTCGATGTTATTGGAGAAGCAGAAGAGCGTGATATCGAAGTTACAGACATGGAACCAAAGGTTTTCAAG GCTTTGCTTCATTACATATACAAAGATGCTCTCATCGAAGATGCGGAGACAGTATCATCTTCTGGCTCTTCAGTTGGTCCATCAGCATCAGATACATTAGCTGCAAAGCTGTTAGGAGCTGCTGATAAGTACAAGTTGCCTAGACTTAGCTTAATGTGCGAGTCAGTGCTCTGCAAGGATATATCAGTAGACTCCGTTGCTAATATACTAGCACTTGCGGACCGTTACAATGCTTCTGCCTTGAAATCAGTTTGTCTGAAATTCGCAGCGGAAAATCTCATTG CTGTTATGAGATCAGATGGGTTTGATTATCTGAGAGAACACTGCCCATCACTCCAGTCTGAGCTTCTCAAAACAGTTGCTGGATGTGAAGAGGAGTTAAGCGGAGGAGGAGGGGGAGGAGGGAAGACGAGAAGCGTGTGGGGGCAGTTCTCAGACGGTGGAGCTGACACAAACGAGAGGAGCGTTAGGCAACAACAACAGCAACATGCTTGGGGAGAGGTCAATGGAGCAGAGAGAAGCCAGAGTGTTTGGGTTCAAGTTGTGAACGCTAATGCAAGCGGTAGAAACAACGATGATGATAATAACAACGAGAATGGTGATGATGACGACGACCCCATGGCAGAAGATTGA
- the LOC106300107 gene encoding cationic amino acid transporter 4, vacuolar → MNSVGRRKQVDSAHHIKKHDGEDHRHQLAKKLTVVDLVAIGVGTTIGAGVYILVGTVARQHTGPALAVSFFIAGVAAALSACCYAELASRCPSAGSAYHYAYICLGEGIAWLVGWALVLDYTIGGSAIARGISPNLASFFGGSDKLPVFLARQTIPGLGIVVDPCAALLIMIVTILLCFGIKESSLVQAVVTSVNVCTLVFIIVVGGYLAFKTGWVGYDLPDGYFPFGLNGILAGSAVVFFSYIGFDTVTSTAEEVKNPQRDLPLGIGIALLICCILYMLLSVVIVGLVPYYTLDPDTPISSAFGDSGMQWAAYILTTGAITALCASLLGSLLAQPRIFMAMARDGLLPAFFAEINPRTHVPVKNTIVIGVLAASLAFFMDVSQLSEMVSVGTLMAFTAVAACVLVLRYVPPDGVPLPSSQTWTDSVESRVQPENVLEDGIESSDSPLLGDETVTDEKYFGKRRKIAAWSIALVCIGVLGLASGASAERLPSFPRFTMCGVSAAVLLGSLITLGCIDEDDERHNFGHQGGFLCPFVPYLPVLCILINTYLIINIGAGTWIRVLIWLLIGSMIYLFYGRSHSLLNNAGYVPTTCTGETTDRLV, encoded by the exons ATGAACAGTGTTGGGAGAAGGAAACAAGTTGATTCTGCTCATCATATCAAAAAACACGATGGAGAAGATCATCGTCATCAGCTCGCCAAGAAACTAACAGTTGTTGACCTTGTTGCTATTG GAGTTGGAACAACAATAGGAGCAGGAGTGTATATTCTAGTGGGGACAGTAGCTAGACAACACACAGGACCTGCTCTTGCTGTATCATTCTTCATCGCTGGTGTAGCAGCTGCCCTCTCCGCTTGTTGCTATGCTGAGCTTGCTTCTCGTTGTCCATCTGCTGGGAGTGCTTATCATTATGCTTACATATGTCTTGGAGAAGG GATTGCTTGGTTGGTTGGTTGGGCACTGGTGTTGGATTACACGATTGGTGGATCAGCCATTGCACGTGGCATTTCTCCAAATCTG GCATCTTTTTTTGGAGGGTCAGACAAACTTCCTGTGTTCTTAGCTAGACAAACTATTCCTGGACTTGGTATTGTGGTTGATCCATGTGCAGCACTGTTGATTATGATTGTTACAATACTACTATGCTTTGGGATAAAGGAG AGCTCATTAGTACAAGCAGTTGTAACATCAGTGAATGTTTGCACATTGGTTTTCATCATAGTAGTTGGTGGTTATTTAGCTTTCAAGACTGGCTGGGTTGGCTATGATCTTCCTGATGG TTATTTTCCTTTTGGATTAAATGGGATTCTCGCTGGATCTGCTGTTGTATTCTTCTCATACATTGGGTTTGATACCGTAACAAGCACAGCTGAGGAG GTTAAAAATCCTCAAAGGGATCTTCCGTTGGGGATTGGGATTGCATTACTGATATGCTGCATTTTGTATATGCTTTTATCAGTAGTTATTGTTGGATTGGTCCCTTACTATACACTGGATCCTGATACTCCTATCTCCTCTGCATTTGGAGACAGTGGGATGCAATGGGCAGC GTACATCTTAACAACTGGGGCAATAACTGCTCTGTGCGCTAGTTTGTTGGGTTCTCTTCTGGCTCAG CCGAGAATCTTCATGGCAATGGCTAGGGACGGATTGTTGCCAGCTTTCTTTGCAGAAATCAACCCACGAACACATGTACCGGTGAAAAACACAATAGTAATTGGTGTGCTGGCTGCTTCACTGGCATTTTTCATGGATGTTTCACAGTTGTCCGAGATG GTTAGTGTAGGAACTCTGATGGCATTCACTGCCGTAGCAGCCTGTGTGTTAGTTCTCAGATATGTACCACCGGATGGAGTTCCCCTACCATCCTCTCAAACTTGGACTGATAGCGTTGAAAGTAGAGTGCAACCTGAAAATGTTCTTGAAGATGGGATAGAATCTTCTGATTCTCCTCTTCTTGGTGATGAAACCGTTACAG ATGAGAAGTATTTTGGAAAGAGAAGAAAAATTGCTGCATGGAGTATAGCTCTTGTGTGCATAGGTGTCTTAGGCCTTGCTTCAGGAGCTTCTGCTGAGCGTCTTCCAAG TTTCCCTCGGTTCACTATGTGTGGTGTCAGTGCAGCCGTCTTACTTGGAAGTTTGATTACACTTGGTTGCATTGATGAGGATGACGAAAGGCATAACTTTGGACACCAAGGAG GGTTTCTCTGTCCATTCGTTCCATATCTACCTGTTCTCTGCATTTTGATCAACACCTACTTGATCATCAACATTGG AGCTGGGACATGGATCAGGGTCTTGATATGGCTGCTTATTGGAAGCATGATCTATCTATTCTATGGAAGGTCACACAGCTTACTGAACAATGCAGGCTACGTTCCAACGACTTGTACAGGGGAAACAACAGATCGCCTTGTTTGA
- the LOC106300968 gene encoding putative F-box protein At3g03730 yields MDPMLILDLVILVMERLSFVDFHRARCVSSVWYSASKSCRMRQANPWLVLFPADVLHLPLESIDDSCKLFDPIDNKSYTVRDLGSAILRTSCLASYNSWFLMLDRKTRFYLLNMLTRERIHLPSLDSMESTEGTKFKFKRNFDSSFTVTTFHYKDNVTLLSTCYGIGAAVLWVDERNKDYFVVWAFDRSLAYHKKGDDGWRVFRSSTNQSCVDMVFIESKLYVLIEDGSITAFDFSCGDSPMEFASFTPSPECYDSFDFDHLAVTLSGQVLGISRERRHSLNIYKMDPKSSKWSIIKSLGDEALLLDQQITVPAKDGVSKNCVYYNNDRFGRGNNYSLGEDDNGICVVNINSHQE; encoded by the coding sequence ATGGACCCGATGCTTATCCTCGACCTGGTTATATTGGTCATGGAACGATTAAGCTTTGTTGATTTTCATAGAGCCAGATGCGTTTCTTCAGTATGGTATTCCGCTTCAAAATCATGCCGCATGAGACAAGCAAACCCATGGCTCGTCCTCTTTCCTGCAGACGTACTTCACTTACCTCTGGAAAGCATCGACGATTCATGTAAGTTGTTCGATCCTATTGACAACAAATCATACACCGTAAGAGATCTCGGTTCTGCTATCCTTAGGACTTCTTGTTTGGCAAGTTACAATAGCTGGTTCCTCATGTTAGACCGTAAAACCCGTTTTTATCTTTTGAATATGCTCACTCGAGAGAGGATTCATCTCCCGTCCCTAGACTCAATGGAATCAACCGAGGGTACAAAGTTCAAATTCAAGAGAAATTTTGACTCTAGCTTCACGGTTACAACATTCCATTATAAAGATAACGTAACATTGTTATCAACGTGCTATGGAATTGGCGCCGCCGTTTTGTGGGTAGATGAAAGAAACAAAGATTATTTTGTTGTGTGGGCTTTTGATCGCTCTCTTGCATATCACAAGAAAGGAGACGATGGATGGAGAGTGTTTCGATCATCAACGAATCAAAGCTGCGTCGATATGGTGTTTATAGAAAGCAAGCTTTACGTACTTATTGAAGACGGAAGCATCACTGCTTTTGATTTCTCTTGCGGTGATTCTCCTATGGAGTTTGCAAGTTTCACCCCGTCTCCGGAGTGTTATGACTCATTTGATTTCGACCATCTTGCTGTAACTTTGTCTGGACAAGTTTTAGGTATTTCAAGAGAGCGGAGACACTCATTGAACATCTACAAGATGGATCCTAAATCATCAAAATGGAGTATAATCAAGTCTCTAGGGGACGAAGCATTGCTTTTGGATCAACAAATAACGGTTCCAGCCAAAGATGGTGTTTCTAAAAATTGTGTATATTATAATAATGATCGGTTTGGTAGAGGCAACAACTATAGTCTCGGGGAGGATGATAACGGGATTTGCGTCGTCAATATTAATTCACACCAAGAATGA